The following coding sequences are from one Methanosarcina sp. WWM596 window:
- a CDS encoding HAD family hydrolase produces the protein MLQNGKIKGLIFDCYKTLIDIKTDEGGRETNERVSKWLLYQGVRIEPNRLREEYRWKVIGRLGNSGQQHPDIRIEEIFTEICAENAFREIDPFWLGIETAKVFRTASLKKLEAYPQSLRLLEKYRNIPKCIVSNAQRVFTEQELRFLGLYDRFNFVIISSDHRIKKPDIRLFRMALDGLGLEPWEVLSIGDTPENDIYPPQSLGMNAMHIHSAWKYA, from the coding sequence ATGCTCCAGAACGGAAAAATAAAAGGTTTAATCTTTGACTGTTATAAAACTCTCATCGATATCAAAACAGATGAAGGAGGCCGGGAAACAAACGAAAGGGTAAGCAAATGGTTACTCTATCAGGGGGTGAGGATAGAACCCAACCGGCTCCGGGAAGAATACAGATGGAAAGTTATAGGCAGGCTTGGGAACTCAGGCCAGCAACATCCTGATATCCGCATAGAAGAGATTTTTACTGAGATCTGTGCCGAAAATGCCTTTAGAGAAATCGATCCTTTCTGGCTTGGGATTGAAACAGCCAAGGTCTTCAGAACTGCGTCTTTAAAGAAACTGGAAGCTTACCCTCAGAGTCTGCGCCTGCTTGAAAAATACAGAAATATCCCTAAATGCATTGTTTCCAATGCCCAGAGGGTTTTTACGGAACAGGAGCTTCGTTTCCTGGGCCTGTACGACCGCTTTAATTTCGTAATAATATCTTCAGACCATCGTATCAAGAAGCCTGACATCCGGCTCTTCAGGATGGCTCTCGACGGTCTTGGGCTTGAACCCTGGGAAGTGCTCTCTATCGGTGACACCCCGGAAAACGATATATATCCACCTCAAAGCCTCGGGATGAATGCAATGCACATACACAGCGCGTGGAAATATGCATAA
- a CDS encoding transposase: MKTITSREIRKNFPEVKTMLWKDTFWSRSHFITSTG, encoded by the coding sequence ATAAAAACAATAACTTCAAGGGAGATTCGTAAAAACTTCCCTGAAGTAAAAACTATGTTATGGAAAGATACTTTCTGGTCAAGATCACATTTTATCACATCAACAGGATAA
- a CDS encoding HAD family hydrolase yields MGGKNISREHESKTSEGTITFLGTPAEAGENVFESCQIKGAIFDCYQTLIDIHTEEHRIETYETVSSWLAYHGVKIKPEKLWDTYMFKVQERMEDSTEIYPEVKVEDIFAEICRENSIWKIDEKLLGIETSRVFRAASIRKLRPFPQSIKLIEHCINIPKCIISNGQRVFSELELRFLGLYDYFDFVIFSSDVGYKKPDLRLFMTALKRMELELEPKCVVSLGDSYENEILPARKLGMQAMTIEEAWKHYGLTD; encoded by the coding sequence ATGGGAGGCAAGAACATTTCCAGGGAACATGAATCGAAAACCAGCGAGGGAACTATTACCTTTCTGGGCACTCCTGCCGAAGCAGGGGAAAATGTATTTGAGAGCTGCCAGATAAAGGGTGCTATTTTTGACTGCTACCAGACGCTTATCGACATCCACACCGAAGAACACAGGATCGAGACTTACGAGACTGTAAGCTCATGGCTTGCCTACCATGGGGTAAAAATAAAACCGGAAAAGCTATGGGACACGTACATGTTTAAGGTGCAAGAAAGGATGGAGGACTCAACGGAGATATACCCCGAGGTGAAGGTAGAGGACATCTTTGCCGAGATCTGCAGGGAAAACTCGATCTGGAAAATTGATGAAAAACTCCTCGGAATTGAGACCTCAAGAGTTTTTCGGGCAGCTTCTATAAGGAAACTACGCCCCTTCCCTCAGAGCATAAAACTAATTGAACACTGCATAAACATCCCCAAATGCATAATCTCCAACGGACAGAGGGTTTTTTCCGAACTGGAACTCCGATTCCTCGGGCTCTACGACTACTTTGATTTTGTTATTTTCTCTTCCGACGTGGGATACAAGAAACCTGACCTCAGGCTTTTTATGACCGCACTCAAAAGGATGGAACTTGAACTCGAACCCAAGTGTGTTGTATCCCTCGGAGACTCTTACGAAAACGAGATCCTTCCGGCCAGAAAGCTCGGGATGCAGGCAATGACCATTGAAGAAGCCTGGAAACATTACGGGTTGACGGACTGA
- a CDS encoding transposase, producing MLNIECDKDHFHLLFSAKPSLDIPKYITP from the coding sequence GTGCTGAATATAGAGTGTGACAAAGACCATTTTCACTTATTATTTTCAGCAAAACCTTCGCTTGATATTCCAAAGTATATCACACCATAA
- a CDS encoding valine--tRNA ligase, whose amino-acid sequence MTESEIPKEYNANEVEEKWMEKWNLSMYHFNWGEDTRPQYIIDTPPPYPTGNFHIGNALNWCYIDFIARYKRMQGYNVMFPQGWDCHGLPTEVKVEEIHGITKNQVSRAEFRRMCRELTGGNIDKMRKTMLRLGFSVDWSNEFVTMEPSYFVKTQKSFVRMYNGGHIYHEDHPVNWCPRCETAIAFAEVEYDARQTKLNFVHFDKVDIATTRPELMAACVAVAVNPKDERYKAYVGQTLTVPIFGQKVPLIEDEDVEPEFGTGAVMICTFGDKQDVRWWLKYGLPLVKAIDKQGKMTKKAGKYEGMSLAECREAVIVDLKAGSFLYDQKPLDQNVGLCWRCDTPIEILSEPQWFVKINPESILKAADEINWYPEYMKVRLQNWTGTMEWDWCISRQRIFATPIPIWYCKKCGEVMIAEESWLPIDPNENAPKRACTCGSTEFEPETDVLDTWMDSSITALHVSGWESEHELRLPAQIRPQGHDIIRTWAFYTILRSLALEDKKPWDSIVVNGMVLGPDGHKMSKSLGNVISPEEVTAQHSADAFRQWGAVGGSTGSDVMFHWKDVVSASRFLQKMWSIYRFSMSHLKDFKPEDAENFPLDSLLTIDRWLLSKLNRLVDTATNELNGYQFDSTFKAIRGFAWEVLADNYLELVKGRLYGEEPEGRKAARYVLYTTIRTLSLLLAPFIPFFAEEMYSRFSSESVHIQAWPAVDESLISEEAEAAGEMIKEITSEVRRYKSDKGMALNSPLKKIEIYNVKIDTGDIAGATNSEVELMEGAPSFEYVPVEVKPNMGFLGPRFRKDAGAVVKALQAEDPAAIEAQAASGKITVTVKGEAIELEPEAVEVRKEVISGGREVDILDVKGAVVVIVR is encoded by the coding sequence ATGACAGAATCGGAAATTCCAAAAGAATATAATGCAAACGAGGTTGAGGAAAAGTGGATGGAGAAGTGGAACCTCTCCATGTACCACTTCAACTGGGGAGAAGATACCCGCCCTCAGTATATTATTGATACCCCACCTCCCTACCCTACAGGCAATTTCCACATCGGAAACGCTCTCAACTGGTGTTATATCGACTTTATCGCCAGATACAAACGTATGCAGGGATATAATGTAATGTTCCCTCAGGGCTGGGACTGCCACGGTCTACCAACGGAAGTTAAGGTTGAAGAGATCCATGGGATTACGAAAAACCAGGTTTCAAGGGCGGAGTTCCGCAGGATGTGCAGAGAGCTTACGGGAGGAAACATCGACAAGATGCGCAAAACAATGCTGCGCCTGGGCTTTTCCGTGGACTGGAGCAACGAATTCGTAACCATGGAGCCATCATACTTCGTAAAGACACAGAAGTCCTTTGTCAGGATGTACAACGGTGGGCATATTTATCACGAAGACCACCCTGTCAACTGGTGCCCTCGCTGTGAAACTGCCATTGCTTTTGCAGAAGTAGAGTATGATGCCAGGCAAACGAAACTCAACTTCGTCCACTTTGACAAAGTAGACATCGCAACCACAAGGCCAGAACTGATGGCGGCCTGTGTTGCCGTGGCCGTTAACCCCAAAGACGAACGATACAAAGCATACGTAGGACAAACCCTCACAGTGCCAATCTTCGGGCAGAAAGTACCACTGATTGAAGACGAAGATGTTGAACCAGAATTTGGGACAGGAGCTGTGATGATCTGTACCTTCGGGGACAAGCAGGACGTGCGCTGGTGGTTAAAGTATGGACTGCCTCTGGTAAAAGCCATCGATAAACAGGGGAAGATGACAAAAAAAGCAGGCAAATATGAGGGAATGAGCCTGGCCGAATGCAGGGAAGCTGTAATTGTAGACCTGAAAGCCGGGAGTTTCCTTTATGACCAGAAGCCCCTTGACCAAAATGTAGGGCTCTGCTGGCGCTGCGACACGCCTATCGAAATCCTTTCCGAACCCCAGTGGTTCGTAAAAATTAACCCTGAAAGTATCCTGAAAGCTGCAGATGAGATTAACTGGTACCCAGAATATATGAAGGTCAGGCTCCAGAACTGGACAGGCACAATGGAATGGGACTGGTGTATCTCCAGGCAGAGGATCTTTGCAACCCCGATTCCTATCTGGTACTGCAAAAAGTGTGGGGAGGTTATGATTGCCGAAGAAAGCTGGCTCCCGATCGACCCCAACGAAAATGCACCAAAGAGAGCCTGTACCTGCGGATCAACCGAATTTGAACCTGAGACAGATGTGCTGGACACCTGGATGGACTCCTCGATTACTGCACTGCACGTATCGGGCTGGGAAAGCGAGCATGAGCTCCGCCTGCCTGCACAGATCCGCCCTCAGGGGCATGATATTATAAGGACCTGGGCTTTCTACACAATCCTGAGGAGCCTGGCTCTTGAAGACAAGAAACCCTGGGATTCTATAGTGGTCAACGGGATGGTGCTCGGGCCAGATGGGCATAAGATGAGCAAGTCTCTCGGAAACGTAATCTCCCCCGAAGAAGTGACAGCACAGCACAGTGCTGACGCTTTCAGGCAGTGGGGTGCTGTTGGAGGTTCCACAGGCTCAGACGTTATGTTCCACTGGAAAGATGTGGTCTCAGCCTCTCGCTTCCTGCAGAAGATGTGGAGTATCTACCGATTCTCAATGTCACACTTAAAGGACTTTAAGCCTGAAGATGCCGAGAACTTCCCTCTGGATTCCCTCCTTACAATTGACAGGTGGCTCCTGAGTAAGCTTAACAGGCTTGTGGACACTGCCACAAACGAGCTTAACGGATATCAGTTTGATTCCACATTCAAAGCCATAAGGGGCTTTGCCTGGGAAGTCCTTGCAGATAACTACCTGGAACTTGTGAAAGGTAGACTCTATGGGGAAGAACCGGAAGGTAGGAAAGCAGCCCGGTATGTACTTTACACAACAATCAGGACTCTCTCCCTGCTGCTTGCTCCGTTCATACCTTTCTTTGCAGAAGAGATGTACTCCAGGTTCAGCAGTGAAAGTGTACATATCCAGGCCTGGCCTGCAGTTGATGAAAGCCTGATAAGCGAAGAAGCAGAAGCAGCTGGCGAAATGATCAAAGAGATCACGAGTGAGGTCCGCAGATATAAATCAGACAAGGGAATGGCTCTGAACTCCCCCCTTAAAAAAATAGAGATCTATAATGTAAAGATCGATACAGGGGATATTGCAGGAGCTACGAACTCTGAAGTAGAGCTTATGGAAGGTGCTCCTTCATTTGAGTACGTGCCTGTGGAAGTAAAGCCCAATATGGGCTTCCTAGGACCACGCTTCAGGAAAGATGCCGGAGCCGTTGTGAAAGCTCTTCAGGCAGAAGACCCTGCTGCAATTGAAGCTCAAGCAGCTTCAGGAAAAATAACCGTTACTGTAAAAGGCGAAGCAATAGAACTCGAACCCGAGGCGGTTGAAGTCCGGAAAGAAGTAATCTCCGGTGGCCGTGAGGTAGACATTCTTGATGTAAAAGGTGCAGTAGTCGTAATTGTCAGGTAA
- a CDS encoding molybdopterin-dependent oxidoreductase: MKNDVILAYKLNDVTLNDVTLPPEGGFPLKLVAEDKYGYK, translated from the coding sequence CTGAAAAACGACGTTATACTGGCATATAAACTAAATGATGTGACCCTAAATGATGTGACCCTGCCGCCTGAAGGAGGGTTTCCCCTGAAGCTCGTAGCTGAAGACAAATATGGGTATAAATGA
- a CDS encoding phosphotransferase, with protein MANSHINTLYPGDPFRDWLVEEVVGHRIRDKKCRVDVFKYNSSHTVCRYQFKGEHFSVMAKFFAEPTGKLKAYNTYKGMMNEYRNLKKAALIINVAKPLAINKDFNCVLVTEHIPGKSLGWYLKREENLYEKLAAVAHMLRQLHDNTQSYTYDKENEFRNYHDVLNHLNLDYNTRETFNKLLGEWWYSSWIDRECGCMIHRDVTPSNYIFCKGKPYALDFESSWYEANPVRDLGILTAELKNEFELHKGGGWKAEPYIGNFLWEYSRGEKDFYHVTRILPFFMSIGLLRSARLHQSNYRNYLIREARECLSAVNRGN; from the coding sequence ATGGCAAATAGCCATATTAATACTTTGTACCCTGGGGATCCATTCAGGGACTGGCTTGTTGAAGAAGTTGTAGGGCACCGGATTCGCGATAAAAAATGCCGTGTAGACGTTTTTAAGTATAATTCCTCTCATACCGTCTGCAGGTATCAGTTCAAAGGGGAACACTTCAGCGTAATGGCAAAATTTTTTGCCGAACCCACAGGGAAGCTGAAAGCTTACAACACTTATAAAGGCATGATGAATGAGTACCGGAACCTGAAAAAAGCAGCTTTGATAATAAATGTTGCAAAGCCTCTTGCAATAAATAAAGATTTTAATTGTGTCCTCGTAACCGAACACATACCTGGAAAATCTCTGGGCTGGTATCTTAAACGTGAAGAGAACCTTTATGAAAAGCTTGCTGCGGTGGCTCACATGCTCAGGCAATTGCATGACAATACACAGTCATACACTTATGATAAAGAAAATGAGTTCAGGAACTATCATGACGTGCTGAACCACCTGAATCTGGATTACAACACCAGAGAGACGTTCAACAAACTCCTTGGTGAATGGTGGTACAGTTCCTGGATCGACCGGGAATGCGGATGTATGATCCACAGGGATGTTACCCCCTCCAATTATATTTTTTGCAAAGGAAAGCCCTATGCACTTGATTTTGAGAGTTCCTGGTATGAGGCAAATCCTGTCAGAGACCTCGGAATTCTTACTGCGGAACTTAAGAACGAGTTCGAATTACACAAAGGAGGAGGCTGGAAAGCCGAACCGTATATAGGGAACTTCCTCTGGGAGTACAGCCGCGGAGAAAAAGACTTTTACCACGTTACCAGAATTTTGCCATTTTTCATGAGTATAGGGCTGCTTCGCTCGGCAAGGCTTCATCAGAGCAATTACAGGAATTACCTGATAAGAGAAGCCCGTGAATGTTTAAGTGCAGTTAATAGAGGAAATTAA
- a CDS encoding amino acid-binding protein codes for MWQKLLKKFEKYPAQAKVLKLIFERGFQVNEEGKVTSGSIEIAHTQLAKEAGVDRRVVDATTKTIISDELLSTIFKSVHSIPFLRDVAPSLGLGVIIIIPEDASHVGILAEVAGLISRNNVSIRQAVSDDPYLTDNPRLTIITDHKVPGDLVDKILDLPSVKGVSIY; via the coding sequence ATGTGGCAGAAACTACTCAAAAAGTTTGAAAAATATCCTGCTCAGGCAAAAGTGCTTAAACTAATTTTTGAACGCGGGTTCCAGGTGAACGAGGAAGGAAAAGTAACTTCCGGGTCCATTGAGATCGCACATACTCAGCTTGCAAAGGAAGCAGGAGTGGACCGGCGGGTGGTTGATGCGACCACAAAAACCATTATTTCGGACGAACTTCTAAGCACAATTTTTAAAAGTGTTCATTCTATACCTTTTCTCAGGGACGTTGCTCCTTCCCTTGGTCTGGGAGTGATCATTATTATTCCTGAAGATGCTTCTCATGTTGGAATCCTTGCAGAAGTCGCAGGCCTGATTTCCAGAAATAATGTAAGCATCCGCCAGGCTGTATCCGACGACCCCTACCTGACTGACAACCCCAGGCTTACCATCATTACCGACCACAAAGTCCCAGGAGATCTGGTGGATAAAATCCTTGACCTGCCCTCAGTAAAGGGAGTAAGCATTTACTAA
- a CDS encoding transposase produces MPLWERIMKCDCGNVIDRDRNSAINIMKRFLSQNALWTGYQRFSDNLRQTGLQMDTCIMQISK; encoded by the coding sequence ATGCCTCTTTGGGAAAGAATTATGAAATGTGATTGTGGAAACGTAATTGATAGGGATAGAAATAGTGCTATCAACATCATGAAACGGTTCTTATCACAGAATGCTTTGTGGACAGGCTATCAGAGGTTTTCTGATAATCTTCGACAAACAGGATTACAGATGGATACTTGCATTATGCAAATATCCAAGTAA
- a CDS encoding YkgJ family cysteine cluster protein codes for MYLQDRNLYMKIPGSSSKQKSEKTKYQLILIASLKKEIEMARRLDPEKLASEIEKIGFSCQYCGKCCRRAFGDNRVVLTPPEIEKIQKHTGLSKLEVAGPLIPEARQPEETEKEEENRDKESSSVQPEISEPDEEVFSESFQLFELPKEDIDSDGNIHTYGWMLRRKRNGDCVFLEKDTNRCRIYPVRPMLCSTYPFYIEGLKLYTCECEGLGDHISAEESRKLAEILLSRYISELEDTLAMYEKYEDFERGKEGPDIAKNNLEKDICTYIIHDSIGITKIID; via the coding sequence ATGTACCTGCAGGACAGGAACCTGTACATGAAAATTCCAGGTTCAAGCAGTAAGCAAAAATCCGAAAAAACAAAATATCAGCTCATTCTTATTGCCTCCCTCAAAAAAGAAATTGAGATGGCTCGCAGGCTTGACCCTGAAAAGCTTGCATCTGAAATCGAAAAAATAGGTTTTTCCTGCCAGTACTGCGGGAAGTGCTGCCGACGGGCTTTTGGGGACAACCGGGTAGTATTGACTCCCCCGGAGATTGAGAAAATCCAGAAACATACGGGGCTTTCAAAACTTGAAGTTGCGGGCCCTCTTATCCCTGAAGCCCGCCAACCCGAAGAAACCGAAAAGGAGGAAGAAAACAGGGACAAAGAAAGTTCTTCCGTGCAACCAGAAATATCAGAACCAGATGAAGAAGTGTTCTCAGAATCCTTCCAGCTGTTTGAACTCCCAAAGGAGGATATTGACTCCGATGGAAATATCCATACCTACGGCTGGATGCTCAGGCGAAAAAGGAATGGAGATTGTGTTTTCCTCGAAAAGGACACAAACAGATGCAGAATATATCCTGTACGTCCGATGCTCTGCAGCACTTATCCTTTTTACATTGAAGGGCTTAAACTGTATACCTGCGAATGTGAAGGGCTTGGAGATCACATTTCTGCGGAAGAAAGCAGGAAACTTGCAGAGATCCTGCTTTCCAGATATATCTCAGAACTTGAAGATACGCTTGCCATGTACGAAAAATACGAGGATTTTGAAAGAGGGAAAGAAGGCCCGGATATTGCAAAAAATAATCTGGAAAAAGACATATGTACCTATATAATCCACGACAGCATAGGAATTACAAAAATAATCGATTGA